One stretch of Chryseobacterium indologenes DNA includes these proteins:
- a CDS encoding helix-turn-helix domain-containing protein, with the protein MKTPIKVSSINAMHQALGLKRPSNPLISVFNFDDVKVDPETILSSVITDFYAVALKKDCAGGKFKYGQQYYDFEEGIMYFTAPQQVLQFENVLLNEVEGFVLVVHPDFLQGYPLASKIKDYGFFSYTANEALFLSEKEEKSIMDIIDNVGQEINANMDSFTQDLLVSNLDLLLKYCDRFYNRQFLTRKKVNNDLLSKLENLLDEYFKNDQLTVNGIPTVHFVAEKLNLSANYLSDMLRVQTGQTTQQHIQNRLIEKAKELLSTTEMSVSEIAYQLGFEHPQSFHRLFKNRTSFSPLEFRASFN; encoded by the coding sequence ATGAAAACACCAATAAAAGTATCATCAATCAATGCTATGCATCAGGCTTTGGGGCTGAAAAGACCTTCAAATCCATTAATCAGTGTGTTCAATTTTGATGACGTAAAGGTAGACCCTGAAACCATTCTGAGTTCAGTTATCACAGACTTTTATGCAGTGGCCCTCAAGAAAGATTGCGCAGGAGGAAAATTTAAATATGGACAGCAGTATTATGATTTTGAGGAAGGGATTATGTATTTTACCGCTCCACAGCAGGTCTTACAATTTGAAAATGTTCTTCTGAATGAGGTGGAAGGGTTTGTTTTGGTGGTACATCCTGATTTTCTTCAAGGCTATCCGCTGGCATCAAAGATTAAAGACTATGGATTTTTTTCCTACACAGCCAATGAAGCGCTGTTTCTTTCCGAAAAAGAAGAAAAATCAATCATGGACATTATTGATAATGTAGGGCAGGAGATAAATGCCAATATGGATTCCTTCACACAGGATCTTTTGGTCTCTAACCTGGATCTGCTATTGAAGTATTGCGACCGTTTTTATAACCGTCAGTTTTTAACCCGTAAAAAAGTGAATAACGACCTGCTTTCCAAGCTGGAAAATTTGTTGGATGAATATTTTAAAAATGACCAGCTGACCGTAAATGGAATTCCTACCGTTCACTTTGTCGCAGAGAAATTAAATTTAAGTGCAAATTATCTCAGTGATATGCTTCGTGTGCAGACTGGGCAGACTACGCAACAGCATATTCAAAACCGCCTGATTGAGAAAGCTAAAGAACTTCTCTCCACAACGGAAATGTCAGTTTCGGAAATTGCTTACCAATTGGGATTTGAGCATCCGCAGTCTTTCCATCGTCTGTTTAAAAACCGTACTTCTTTTTCACCATTAGAGTTCAGAGCTTCTTTTAACTAA
- a CDS encoding NAD-dependent epimerase/dehydratase family protein, with product MQTILGANGQIGEELARELKRNFTSDIRVVSRDAKKINDTDEAFSADLSIREKAIEAVKGSEIAYFTLGLPISSELWEQQFPLILQNVIDACKINGTKLVFFDNTYMYPQDDRVLTENTVFAPVGRKGRVRKKMAEMVLKEIESGELEAVICRAPEFYGPGKTQSITNTLLFNNIKEGKKLKVPLSIHKKRSLIWTPDASRATALIGNTPDAFGQTWHLPVDKSHPTYKEFIRTASGIYGRDLKYSAVPKFAFKIGALFNQKVKELLELLPRYEHDNIFDDSKFRTQFPEFQVTTYKQGITQIKNEQLSGK from the coding sequence ATGCAAACAATATTAGGTGCCAATGGACAGATTGGCGAAGAGCTGGCAAGAGAATTAAAAAGAAATTTTACTTCAGATATCCGTGTTGTAAGCCGAGATGCAAAAAAAATAAATGATACCGATGAAGCGTTCTCCGCAGACCTATCTATTCGTGAAAAGGCTATTGAAGCGGTAAAAGGAAGTGAGATTGCTTATTTCACATTAGGACTTCCGATAAGCTCAGAGCTTTGGGAACAACAATTTCCGTTGATCCTTCAAAATGTAATTGATGCCTGTAAGATCAATGGAACAAAACTGGTATTCTTTGATAATACGTACATGTACCCGCAGGATGACCGTGTTCTGACAGAAAATACAGTTTTTGCTCCGGTAGGCCGAAAAGGAAGAGTAAGAAAGAAAATGGCAGAAATGGTTTTGAAAGAGATAGAATCCGGTGAGTTGGAAGCGGTAATCTGCCGAGCTCCGGAATTTTATGGCCCGGGAAAAACACAAAGTATTACCAATACATTGCTATTTAACAATATCAAAGAAGGTAAAAAACTGAAAGTTCCGTTAAGCATCCATAAGAAAAGAAGTCTGATATGGACCCCGGATGCAAGCCGTGCAACAGCCTTAATCGGGAATACACCCGATGCGTTTGGACAGACCTGGCACCTTCCGGTAGATAAAAGCCATCCCACTTATAAAGAATTTATCAGAACTGCTTCCGGGATTTATGGAAGAGACCTGAAGTACTCTGCGGTCCCTAAATTCGCTTTTAAAATCGGAGCCTTATTCAATCAAAAAGTAAAAGAACTATTGGAACTTCTTCCAAGATATGAGCATGATAATATATTTGATGATTCAAAATTCAGAACCCAGTTTCCTGAATTTCAGGTAACCACTTATAAACAGGGAATCACCCAGATTAAAAATGAACAGCTTTCAGGAAAATAA
- a CDS encoding XRE family transcriptional regulator, which translates to MEMATQLAEALEVSLDYLVGSTDILLDKNIVSKILDIQKLKENDRQNVFALLNAFLKQTKQHSIL; encoded by the coding sequence ATTGAGATGGCCACGCAGCTGGCAGAAGCTTTGGAAGTATCTCTGGATTATCTCGTAGGCTCTACGGATATTCTACTGGATAAAAATATTGTCTCTAAAATTTTAGATATACAAAAACTAAAAGAGAACGACAGACAGAACGTCTTCGCTCTCCTGAATGCGTTCCTTAAACAAACTAAACAGCATAGCATTTTATAA
- a CDS encoding polymorphic toxin-type HINT domain-containing protein, with protein sequence MEDIKEGDLVWSYNEETGKKELKKVAALSRNTSSSLVKISVNGTEITCTPEHPFYVNGSWVEAKDLTQGMLLTTLDGKTSSVESINFLDEKVKVYNFEVEGNHNYYVSEKGILVHNNCEYAKEFIEGFYVRGMTSIENGVYTRTVQGLANYEGKSLFSLVRAFEAQAQKAGVDKVVIRGVDIEETRLMNETGARILGYTYRELSQNSIELVKFLK encoded by the coding sequence ATTGAAGACATCAAAGAAGGTGATCTGGTATGGAGTTACAATGAAGAAACAGGTAAAAAAGAACTGAAAAAAGTAGCAGCTCTATCCCGCAATACTTCTTCCTCATTAGTGAAAATCTCTGTAAACGGTACAGAAATTACCTGCACCCCGGAACACCCGTTTTACGTAAACGGAAGCTGGGTAGAAGCCAAAGACCTTACCCAAGGAATGCTTTTAACCACTTTAGATGGCAAAACTTCTTCTGTAGAATCTATTAATTTCTTGGATGAGAAAGTAAAAGTCTATAACTTTGAAGTAGAAGGCAACCACAATTATTATGTTTCTGAGAAAGGGATCTTGGTGCATAATAACTGTGAATACGCAAAAGAATTTATAGAAGGATTCTATGTAAGAGGTATGACTTCAATAGAAAATGGAGTTTACACTAGAACAGTACAAGGATTGGCTAATTATGAAGGTAAAAGTTTATTTAGCCTTGTTAGAGCTTTTGAAGCGCAAGCACAAAAAGCAGGTGTAGACAAAGTTGTGATTAGAGGTGTTGATATTGAAGAAACTAGATTGATGAATGAAACTGGAGCAAGAATATTAGGATATACTTATAGAGAGCTAAGTCAAAATAGTATAGAATTAGTAAAGTTTTTAAAATGA